From a single Mobula birostris isolate sMobBir1 chromosome 13, sMobBir1.hap1, whole genome shotgun sequence genomic region:
- the LOC140207893 gene encoding uncharacterized protein: protein MAHKRVHTGELPFSCSDCGKGFTCSSKLKVHQQVHTGERPFTCSVCEKRFTHSSTLQRHHRLHTGEKLFTCSVCGKRFTDSSTLQGHQRVHTGEKPFTCSVCRKGFSHSSHLQSHQRVHTGEKPFTCLECGKGYTQSSELLAHQSVHSGEWPFTCSECGKGFTQSTQLLAHQSVHTGEWPFTCSECGKGFTRSSQLLAHQSVHTGEKPFTCSVCEKRFTQSSHLQSHQRVHTGERPFICSECGKRFT, encoded by the coding sequence atggctcacaagcgagttcacaccggggagctgccgttcagctgctcagactgtgggaagggattcacttgctcatctaaactgaaggtacatcagcaagttcacactggagagaggccattcacctgctcagtctgtgagaagagattcactcactcttccaccctacagagacaccatcgacttcacaccggggagaagctattcacctgctcagtctgtgggaaaagattcactgattcatccaccctacagggtcaccagcgagttcacactggggagaagccgttcacctgttcagtctgTAGAAAGGGATTCAGTcattcatcccacctacagagtcatcagcgagttcacactggagagaagccattcacctgcttagaatgtgggaagggatacactcagtcatctgaattattggcacaccagtcagttcacagtggggagtggccattcacctgctcagaatgtgggaaaggatttactCAGTCAACCCAgctattggcacaccagtcagttcacactggggagtggccattcacctgctcagaatgtgggaagggattcactcggtcatcacaactactggcacaccagtcagttcacaccggggagaagccattcacctgctcagtctgtgagaagagattcactcagtcatcccacctacagagtcatcagcgagttcacaccggggagaggccgttcatctgctcagaatgtgggaagagattcacttag
- the LOC140207530 gene encoding uncharacterized protein: MAHQRVHTGERPFTCSECGKGFTRSSTLQSHQRVHTGDRPFTCSVCGKGFTLSSQLLRHQSVHTGEWPFNCSDCGKGFTWSPDLLVHQRVHTGERPFTCSDCGKGFTQLSTLLAHQSVHTRETPFTCSACGKRFTRSSDLQSHQRVHTGEKPFTCSECGKGFTQSSNLQSHHRVHTGEKPFTCSDCGKRFSHSFHVLTHQRVHTGERPFTCSECGKGFNQSSTLLSHQRLHTGERPFTCSECGKRFTRSSDLLSHQRVHTGEKPFTCSECAKRFSRSSDLQSHQRVHTGEKPFTCSECGKGFTHSSTLQRHLRVHTGEKPFICSVCGKRFTRSSTLQSHQRVHTGEGPFTCSDCGKGFTQSSQLLAHQSVHIGERALI, translated from the coding sequence atggctcaccagcgagttcacactggagagaggccattcacctgctcagaatgtgggaagggattcactcgttcatccaccctacagagtcaccagcgagttcacacaggggacaggccattcacctgctcagtctgtgggaagggattcactttgtcatctcagctactgagacaccagtcagttcacaccggggagtggccattcaactgttcagactgtggaaagggtttCACTTGGTCACCCGACCTACtggtgcaccagcgagttcacaccggagagaggccgttcacctgttcagactgtgggaagggattcactcagttatccaccctactggcacaccagtcagttcacacacgGGAGacgccgttcacctgttcagcctgtgggaagagattcactcggtcatctgacctacagagtcatcagcgagttcacactggggagaagccgttcacctgctcagaatgtggaaagggattcactcagtcatccaacctacagagtcatcaccgagttcacactggggagaagccctttacctgctcagactgtgggaagagattctctcattcATTTCACGTACTGacccaccagcgagttcacactggagagaggccgttcacttgctcagaatgtgggaagggattcaatcagtcatccaccctactgagtcaccagcgacttcacactggggagaggccattcacctgctcagaatgtgggaagagattcactcgatcatccgaCCTACTgagtcaccaacgagttcacactggagagaagccgttcacctgttcagaatgTGCGAAGAGATTCAGTCGATCATCTGacttacagagtcatcagcgagttcacactggagagaagccatttacctgctcagaatgtgggaagggattcactcattcatccaccctacagcgtcacctgcgagttcacactggggagaagccgttcatctgctcagtttgtgggaagagattcactcgatcatccaccctacagagtcatcagcgagttcacactggggaggggccgttcacctgctcagactgtgggaaaggattcactcagtcatcccaactactggcacaccagtcagttcacattgggGAGCGGGCATTGATATGA